From Thermoanaerobacter uzonensis DSM 18761, a single genomic window includes:
- a CDS encoding zinc-binding metallopeptidase family protein, which produces MLEVKEKVIACAKGAEVATGAKLSYRNFELGFDNLVTNKTMAETFKTNLKELGYHDISDKEEGVGSTDMGNVSQVVPSIHPHIAIAEEDIAPHSLEFLKAAGSQRGKEATYLQPKLWL; this is translated from the coding sequence ATGCTGGAGGTAAAGGAAAAAGTAATAGCCTGTGCCAAGGGGGCTGAAGTGGCAACGGGAGCAAAGCTTTCATATAGAAATTTTGAGCTTGGCTTTGACAACCTAGTAACCAATAAAACTATGGCTGAGACATTTAAAACTAATTTAAAGGAACTGGGTTATCATGATATAAGTGATAAAGAAGAGGGCGTTGGTTCAACGGACATGGGAAATGTAAGCCAGGTTGTGCCTTCTATCCATCCCCACATTGCCATAGCTGAAGAGGACATAGCACCTCATAGCTTGGAATTTTTGAAAGCTGCAGGTTCACAGAGGGGAAAGGAGGCAACCTACTTGCAGCCAAAGCTCTGGCTATGA
- a CDS encoding prolipoprotein diacylglyceryl transferase produces the protein MYIPTISPYAFKIGPIAVHWYGIFMAISIAIGGYYLYKEAMKLNYDEDFLLNLLMVVVISGVIGARLMFVLANYPEWFIKNPIQVLKIYEGGLSWHGSVLGGFLAGLYYCRKKGVRINPLEDFAVLGLAIGNILVRIGNIFNQEVLGRPTEFAFGRWPAQLVGVAMGIILLIRYFYIQKKHMPDGYQFWSFIFYYQLMRGLIEETVRDNPLIWPVYLNEKWGIGFFTLTQLVTPFILILAYWMIRKVLNDPNKQFYN, from the coding sequence ATGTACATTCCGACAATTAGCCCTTATGCCTTTAAAATTGGTCCAATTGCTGTCCATTGGTATGGAATTTTTATGGCTATTTCTATTGCTATCGGTGGATATTATTTGTACAAAGAGGCAATGAAATTAAATTACGATGAAGACTTTTTATTAAATCTATTAATGGTTGTAGTAATTTCTGGTGTTATAGGTGCTCGATTGATGTTTGTATTGGCAAATTATCCTGAGTGGTTTATTAAAAATCCTATCCAAGTTTTAAAAATTTATGAAGGTGGGTTATCTTGGCATGGTTCAGTTTTAGGTGGTTTTTTAGCAGGACTTTATTATTGCCGTAAAAAAGGTGTGAGGATAAATCCTTTGGAGGATTTTGCAGTTTTAGGCCTTGCTATTGGAAACATATTGGTGAGAATTGGCAATATTTTTAATCAAGAAGTATTGGGAAGACCGACTGAATTTGCATTTGGGAGATGGCCTGCACAATTAGTAGGAGTTGCCATGGGGATAATACTTCTTATAAGATATTTTTATATACAGAAAAAGCATATGCCTGATGGATATCAATTTTGGTCTTTTATATTTTATTATCAATTGATGAGAGGTTTAATTGAAGAAACCGTAAGAGACAATCCTTTAATATGGCCTGTATATTTAAATGAAAAATGGGGAATAGGATTTTTTACTTTAACTCAGTTAGTAACACCTTTCATTTTGATATTGGCATACTGGATGATTAGAAAGGTTTTAAATGACCCCAATAAACAATTTTACAATTAA
- a CDS encoding GAF domain-containing protein, which produces MEKRKVFDDLLVRIDQMAREIDDMDEFYGEVVKILADNVPYYNWTGFYFMKDGELVIGPYIGRPTEHVRIKVGEGVCGRAVAEKNTIIVDDVTKEDNYLACSLETKSEIVVPIWVNGDIIGEIDIDSDDLAAFDEEDKRFLQKVAEIISRKLKK; this is translated from the coding sequence ATGGAAAAAAGAAAAGTTTTTGATGATTTATTAGTTAGGATTGACCAAATGGCAAGAGAAATTGATGATATGGATGAATTTTATGGTGAAGTTGTTAAGATATTAGCAGATAATGTTCCTTACTACAATTGGACAGGTTTTTATTTCATGAAGGATGGAGAGTTAGTAATAGGACCTTATATTGGTAGACCTACAGAGCATGTGAGAATTAAAGTAGGAGAGGGAGTTTGTGGAAGAGCTGTTGCAGAAAAAAATACTATAATTGTAGATGATGTAACAAAAGAAGATAATTATTTGGCTTGTAGTCTTGAGACGAAATCGGAAATTGTAGTGCCAATATGGGTTAATGGCGACATAATAGGAGAAATAGATATTGACAGCGATGATTTAGCTGCTTTTGATGAAGAAGATAAAAGATTTTTACAAAAAGTTGCAGAGATTATAAGTCGAAAACTTAAAAAATAG
- a CDS encoding NifU family protein produces MRERVEEVLELLRPSLQADGGDVELIDVTDDGIVKVRLTGACGGCPFATLTLKEGIERAIKEEIPEVREVIAV; encoded by the coding sequence ATGAGAGAAAGAGTAGAAGAAGTATTAGAGCTTTTAAGACCATCTCTTCAAGCAGACGGAGGAGATGTGGAACTTATTGACGTTACAGATGATGGAATTGTAAAGGTAAGATTGACAGGCGCTTGTGGAGGATGCCCTTTTGCTACGTTGACGCTGAAAGAAGGCATTGAAAGGGCTATCAAAGAAGAAATACCTGAAGTGAGGGAAGTAATAGCAGTTTAA
- a CDS encoding small, acid-soluble spore protein, alpha/beta type, which yields MDNEILKLEAAEELGLLEKVKKVGWSKLSAQETGKIGSIVKKKMKMQQEVGKKEKL from the coding sequence ATGGACAATGAAATTTTGAAACTTGAAGCGGCTGAAGAATTAGGACTTCTTGAAAAGGTAAAAAAAGTTGGATGGTCTAAGTTGTCTGCCCAAGAAACGGGGAAGATAGGCTCTATAGTTAAGAAAAAGATGAAAATGCAACAGGAGGTAGGAAAAAAAGAAAAGTTGTGA
- a CDS encoding NAD-dependent protein deacylase: protein MGDINLFEEAARLIKQSRKTIVLTGAGISTESGIPDFRSPGTGLWENLDPMEVLSTRVLYNFPEEFYKVGFKILSSMRNAEPNEAHYILSEMEKEGIIFGVITQNIDNLHQKAGSKNVFEVHGNTREGSCLHCGKKVSFEVLEEKVNKKQIPPRCDDCNGILRPDVVLFGDPMPYAFDLAIKEVKSSDLLIVIGSSLAVSPVNFLPDIVRHLIIINATETPYDYKADVVIREKASYALRNIWDIIKFQ, encoded by the coding sequence ATGGGGGATATAAATTTGTTTGAAGAGGCTGCTCGCCTCATTAAGCAGTCAAGAAAAACTATTGTATTGACAGGAGCAGGTATATCAACGGAAAGTGGTATACCTGATTTTAGAAGCCCAGGAACGGGTTTGTGGGAGAACTTAGATCCAATGGAGGTTTTGTCAACGAGGGTATTGTACAATTTTCCGGAGGAATTTTATAAAGTTGGCTTCAAGATTTTGTCTTCAATGAGAAATGCTGAACCTAATGAAGCTCATTACATATTAAGCGAAATGGAGAAAGAAGGTATAATTTTTGGAGTAATTACACAAAATATAGACAATCTTCATCAAAAAGCTGGTTCTAAAAATGTATTCGAAGTTCACGGCAATACGAGAGAAGGAAGTTGTTTACATTGTGGTAAAAAAGTCTCTTTTGAAGTTTTAGAGGAAAAAGTAAATAAAAAACAAATTCCTCCTCGTTGCGATGATTGTAATGGCATATTGCGCCCAGATGTTGTGCTTTTTGGAGACCCTATGCCTTATGCATTTGATTTGGCCATAAAAGAAGTAAAGTCCAGCGATTTGTTAATAGTCATAGGTTCTTCTTTGGCAGTTTCGCCAGTGAACTTTTTGCCAGATATAGTAAGACATTTAATAATTATAAATGCGACAGAGACTCCTTATGACTATAAAGCTGATGTAGTTATACGGGAAAAAGCAAGTTATGCGCTTAGAAATATATGGGATATTATAAAATTTCAATAA
- a CDS encoding cold-shock protein → MVRGKVKWFNAEKGYGFIEREDGTDVFVHYSAIEGDGFKTLEEGQKVEFEVVEAAKGPQASKVRKVN, encoded by the coding sequence ATGGTAAGAGGTAAAGTAAAATGGTTTAATGCCGAGAAAGGCTATGGCTTTATTGAAAGGGAGGATGGCACAGACGTATTTGTCCATTACTCAGCAATTGAAGGTGATGGTTTTAAGACATTAGAGGAAGGGCAAAAAGTTGAGTTCGAGGTAGTTGAAGCCGCAAAAGGACCACAAGCTTCTAAGGTAAGAAAGGTAAACTGA
- the hslO gene encoding Hsp33 family molecular chaperone HslO: protein MNDYIVRATAYNNKILAIAAFSTQTVQKAKEIHDLTPTTCAALGRTLTAVAMMRVMMKGEKDKVTLVIKGDGPIGNIIAVSNYPGIAKGYVGNPKVDLPLSEKGKLDVGKAVGKNGYATVIKDIGLKEPYIGTVELQTGEIGEDIAYYFYASEQVPSAVGVGVLVGKEGNVLASGGFIIQLLPNVEKEVVAKLEEVLRNISSVTELLRNGYLPEDILNHILGEMGLNILERVDLKYECDCSQERFETAIIALGKEEIEKLISEGQSVEAVCHFCGKKYLIEESRLKELLRIAEG from the coding sequence ATGAATGATTACATTGTAAGAGCTACAGCTTACAATAATAAAATATTAGCTATTGCAGCCTTTTCAACACAAACTGTGCAGAAAGCTAAAGAAATTCACGATCTCACACCTACCACTTGTGCAGCTTTAGGAAGAACTTTGACAGCTGTTGCTATGATGCGAGTTATGATGAAGGGAGAAAAAGATAAGGTTACCTTAGTTATAAAAGGTGATGGACCGATAGGGAATATTATTGCAGTGTCAAATTATCCGGGAATTGCTAAAGGGTATGTAGGAAATCCTAAAGTGGACTTACCACTGTCTGAAAAAGGAAAATTAGATGTAGGCAAAGCTGTTGGTAAAAATGGATATGCGACTGTTATAAAAGATATAGGTTTAAAGGAACCTTACATTGGAACTGTAGAGCTTCAAACTGGGGAAATTGGGGAAGATATAGCCTATTATTTTTATGCCTCTGAGCAGGTACCTTCTGCTGTTGGGGTAGGAGTGTTAGTGGGAAAAGAAGGAAATGTTTTAGCTTCTGGAGGCTTTATTATACAGTTATTGCCTAATGTTGAAAAAGAAGTTGTAGCAAAGCTAGAGGAAGTACTCAGGAATATTTCTTCAGTTACAGAATTATTAAGGAATGGATATCTGCCAGAAGATATATTGAACCATATATTAGGGGAGATGGGACTTAATATTTTAGAAAGAGTTGATTTAAAATATGAATGTGATTGTTCACAAGAAAGATTTGAAACTGCTATAATTGCTCTTGGAAAAGAGGAGATAGAAAAACTTATTTCAGAAGGACAATCTGTTGAAGCTGTATGCCATTTTTGTGGTAAAAAGTATTTGATAGAGGAAAGTAGGCTTAAAGAATTGCTGAGAATTGCAGAGGGATAA
- a CDS encoding thioredoxin family protein — protein sequence MEKIIDIENIEQIIKENDMVFLYFSTQDCGICISLLPKLEEMLVNYPKIKSFHIPIDEIPLASGKFSVFTVPTVIVYVDGKEAIREARFISMDTLEEKISKYYSLFFEETA from the coding sequence ATGGAGAAAATTATCGATATAGAAAATATAGAACAAATTATAAAGGAAAATGATATGGTATTTCTTTATTTTTCTACACAAGATTGCGGAATATGTATATCATTACTTCCTAAACTTGAAGAAATGCTAGTAAACTATCCCAAAATAAAAAGTTTTCACATTCCTATTGATGAGATTCCGCTGGCTTCTGGTAAGTTTTCTGTTTTTACTGTTCCTACTGTAATAGTTTATGTGGATGGGAAAGAGGCAATAAGAGAGGCTCGTTTTATAAGTATGGACACATTGGAAGAAAAAATTTCAAAATATTACTCTCTTTTCTTTGAAGAAACTGCATAA
- a CDS encoding GGDEF domain-containing response regulator gives MKGRNILIVDDNKLTRKILKDILENAGYGVLEAKEGEEALQIYRNKLPDMVILDIIMPGMNGFDLLRILRKEEENLMLPIILLTSQDNFEEKIKGLELGADDYLVKPFNDKELLFKVNNLFQRIEHNRMANPLTGLRGNIDIKEEIKRRIKENKPYAILYIDLDNFKSYNDYYGFLRGDNVIKLTAKILSDVVNLIGNERDFLGHIGGDDFVIITTPDKAEEMCKYIISRFDEEIKYLYDDEDRKRGYIETIGRTGEKMMFPLVSISIAIVTNEFRNFKNDLEISAVAAELKKKLKTMDGSCYLKDRRKG, from the coding sequence GTGAAGGGGAGAAACATTCTTATTGTCGATGATAACAAACTTACAAGGAAAATTTTGAAAGATATTTTAGAAAATGCTGGGTATGGGGTGCTAGAGGCTAAAGAGGGAGAAGAGGCTTTACAAATATACAGGAATAAACTACCTGATATGGTAATATTAGATATAATTATGCCAGGCATGAATGGCTTTGACCTTTTAAGAATTTTGAGGAAAGAAGAAGAAAATTTGATGCTTCCTATAATACTTTTGACTTCACAGGACAATTTTGAAGAAAAAATTAAAGGGTTGGAATTGGGTGCAGATGATTATTTAGTGAAACCTTTTAATGACAAAGAACTTCTGTTTAAAGTCAATAATTTGTTTCAGCGAATAGAACACAACAGAATGGCCAATCCTCTTACTGGTCTTAGAGGAAATATTGACATTAAAGAAGAAATAAAAAGGCGAATTAAAGAAAATAAGCCTTATGCCATTTTGTACATTGATTTGGACAATTTTAAGTCTTATAATGATTACTATGGTTTTCTAAGAGGAGATAACGTAATAAAACTTACAGCCAAAATTTTATCAGATGTTGTAAATCTGATTGGAAATGAAAGAGATTTTTTGGGACACATAGGTGGAGATGATTTTGTGATAATTACTACTCCTGATAAAGCTGAAGAGATGTGTAAGTATATAATTTCTCGCTTTGATGAGGAAATAAAGTATTTATATGACGATGAAGATAGAAAACGTGGTTACATAGAGACAATTGGTAGGACTGGCGAAAAGATGATGTTTCCACTGGTATCAATTTCTATTGCTATTGTCACAAATGAATTTAGAAATTTTAAAAATGATTTGGAAATAAGTGCAGTAGCTGCCGAATTGAAAAAGAAATTAAAGACAATGGATGGAAGTTGTTATTTAAAAGATAGAAGAAAAGGTTAA
- a CDS encoding DUF6873 family GME fold protein translates to MLNPFVPHGNFRWIVIDGRERKIGDSLSKLGIKVLYTEKCPDLYDAISFHPDILLHPLGDGEVIVAPNVTLEFIHKLRLIGLKVKIGQTFLKRNYPYDIAYNVARLGNTAFHNLKYTDPVLRESLERKGVKFLNVKQGYTKCNMAIIDDNSFITSDKGIFEVAVKNGFEALLIEPGGVFLKGFEYGFIGGAMGLIGEKKLAVTGVFNSHKNYEKIIEFLNKKGIEIIYLTFKQIKDIGSIIPLI, encoded by the coding sequence ATGCTTAATCCTTTTGTTCCCCATGGCAATTTTAGATGGATTGTAATTGATGGGAGAGAGAGGAAAATTGGAGATAGTTTGTCTAAGTTAGGGATAAAAGTCTTATATACTGAAAAATGTCCAGACTTATATGATGCTATTTCTTTTCATCCCGATATACTTTTACATCCGTTGGGAGATGGAGAAGTCATTGTAGCTCCCAATGTGACACTAGAGTTTATACACAAATTGAGATTAATAGGTTTAAAAGTAAAAATAGGGCAAACTTTTTTGAAACGTAACTATCCTTATGATATCGCATATAATGTAGCAAGATTGGGAAACACAGCTTTTCACAATTTGAAGTACACAGATCCTGTTTTAAGAGAGTCCTTAGAAAGGAAAGGTGTCAAGTTTTTAAATGTAAAGCAAGGTTATACAAAATGTAATATGGCAATCATAGATGACAATAGTTTTATAACTTCAGACAAAGGAATATTTGAGGTAGCAGTTAAGAATGGTTTTGAAGCGCTTTTGATAGAACCCGGAGGCGTTTTTTTAAAGGGTTTTGAATATGGATTTATTGGCGGTGCAATGGGACTTATAGGAGAGAAAAAATTAGCAGTAACTGGTGTATTCAATTCACATAAAAATTATGAAAAAATTATTGAATTTTTAAATAAAAAAGGAATTGAAATTATTTATCTTACTTTTAAACAAATAAAAGACATTGGTTCCATCATTCCACTGATTTAA
- the ytxC gene encoding putative sporulation protein YtxC has product MQLFSIGISKDLKLEGENLKHGLKNLAENGIKIAINSNVCGSVTYYSLKVEDKQDFNNVARIRNYIAEAISDIIVNQVDKRIIKKLINKYYHYFSEDEKEEIEKIAYNILEDDVNKETFKLAKKEQIFVLVRDFLKESDYIDLEGFVNFRLRDFISELSEVTDKAVDEFLMKKEYNEFIGLLKYFVELQDSKVEILNIIVDKNGKFKLYDENDKPISNDFINEIVAELKDGVISDEDALISTLITIAPKKIFFHSINNMRDNEILETVKKVFNDKVEICYGCELCSKIKCEK; this is encoded by the coding sequence TTGCAACTATTTTCCATAGGTATTTCAAAGGATTTAAAACTAGAGGGAGAAAATTTAAAACATGGATTAAAAAACTTAGCTGAAAATGGTATAAAGATTGCTATAAATTCTAATGTGTGTGGCTCAGTTACCTATTATAGCTTAAAAGTGGAGGATAAACAAGACTTTAATAATGTTGCGAGAATAAGAAATTATATAGCGGAAGCTATTTCAGATATAATTGTTAACCAAGTTGACAAACGGATAATAAAAAAATTAATCAATAAATATTACCATTATTTTTCAGAAGATGAAAAGGAGGAAATAGAAAAAATCGCTTACAATATTTTAGAAGATGATGTGAATAAAGAGACATTTAAATTAGCAAAAAAAGAGCAAATTTTTGTATTGGTAAGAGATTTTTTAAAAGAGAGTGATTATATAGACTTAGAAGGGTTTGTGAACTTTAGACTGAGGGATTTTATTAGTGAACTTAGCGAAGTAACAGATAAGGCTGTTGATGAATTTTTAATGAAAAAAGAGTACAATGAGTTTATAGGTTTACTTAAATACTTCGTCGAATTACAGGATTCAAAAGTTGAAATATTGAATATCATTGTCGACAAAAATGGCAAATTTAAACTTTATGATGAAAATGACAAACCAATATCTAATGATTTTATTAATGAAATAGTTGCTGAATTAAAAGATGGTGTTATAAGTGATGAAGATGCTTTGATAAGCACGCTTATAACCATTGCTCCTAAAAAAATATTTTTTCATTCTATTAACAATATGAGAGATAATGAAATTCTAGAGACGGTTAAAAAAGTTTTTAATGACAAAGTAGAAATTTGCTATGGCTGTGAATTATGTTCAAAGATTAAATGTGAAAAATAG
- a CDS encoding DUF445 domain-containing protein: protein MQFLTRMLFLAFVGAAIGWFTNFVAVKMLFKPLKPIKILGIEVQGLIPKRKYEIAKSVGEIVEKELLSFNELWDKLLTEENRKFLLSNLDLKVKGVTENKFPSFLPKAIKEMISNYIGDIINREVEVFLNFPPNEVVEIISKKLKISEIVEEKIKSFKLEKLEDVVIKIAHSELYMIEIMGGVLGFLIGVLQAIVIQFL, encoded by the coding sequence ATGCAATTTTTAACAAGGATGCTATTTTTAGCTTTTGTAGGAGCAGCTATTGGATGGTTTACGAATTTTGTGGCAGTGAAAATGCTGTTTAAACCTTTAAAACCAATAAAAATTTTAGGAATCGAGGTACAAGGTCTTATTCCTAAAAGAAAGTATGAAATTGCTAAATCAGTGGGAGAAATTGTAGAGAAAGAACTACTATCTTTTAATGAATTATGGGATAAGCTTTTAACAGAAGAAAATCGCAAGTTTCTATTATCGAATTTGGACTTAAAAGTTAAAGGAGTTACAGAAAATAAGTTTCCTTCTTTTCTTCCCAAGGCTATAAAAGAGATGATATCAAACTATATTGGTGATATTATAAATAGAGAAGTAGAAGTATTTTTGAATTTTCCTCCTAATGAAGTGGTGGAGATTATTTCAAAAAAACTTAAAATATCAGAAATTGTAGAGGAAAAGATAAAAAGCTTCAAATTAGAAAAATTGGAGGATGTGGTGATAAAAATTGCTCATAGTGAACTTTATATGATAGAGATTATGGGGGGAGTTTTAGGGTTTCTAATAGGAGTATTGCAAGCAATTGTGATACAATTTTTATAA
- the thrS gene encoding threonine--tRNA ligase, producing the protein MIIILKDGTQNEFEKGMTVYEIAKSISERLAKEAVGGKFNGKVVELNTKIEEDGKLEILTFDDEEGKKIYWHTSSHILAQAVKRLFKDVKLAIGPAIDNGFYYDFDTDRPFTTEDFEAIEQEMNKIIKEDYKLERFVLPKDEAIKLMEEKGEPYKVELIEEIPEGEEISFYKQGEFTDLCAGPHLMSTGMVKTIKLLSVAGAYWKGDEKNKMLQRIYGISFPKKSMLDEYLHMLEEAKKRDHRKLGKELDLFSIQPEGPGFPFFHPKGMIIRNILEDFWRKEHIKHGYQEIKTPIILNEELWRRSGHWDHYKENMYFTEIDGETYAIKPMNCPGAMLIYKSTMHSYRDLPLRLCELGLVHRHELSGVLHGLMRVRSFTQDDAHLFMTPEQVEDEILGVINLVDYFYKIFGFEYFVELSTRPENSMGSDEDWELATNALISALNRVNLPYKVNEGDGAFYGPKIDFHLKDSIGRTWQCGTIQLDFQMPERFELEYIGPDGEKHRPIMLHRVIYGSIERFIGILTEHFAGAFPTWLAPVQVKVLPISDKHYAYAQNVYGRLLENDIRAELDDRNEKIGYKIREAQLQKIPYMLIVGDKEVEQGTVSLRSRKEGDLGAISLNEFIEKILKEIATKAL; encoded by the coding sequence ATGATTATAATATTAAAGGATGGCACACAAAATGAATTTGAAAAGGGTATGACAGTTTATGAAATAGCTAAAAGTATAAGTGAAAGATTAGCAAAAGAAGCCGTTGGTGGAAAGTTTAATGGCAAAGTAGTGGAACTTAATACAAAAATTGAGGAGGACGGAAAATTAGAAATTTTGACTTTTGATGATGAAGAAGGAAAAAAGATTTATTGGCACACTTCTTCCCATATTTTAGCACAGGCTGTAAAAAGGCTTTTTAAAGATGTGAAATTGGCAATTGGTCCAGCTATAGACAATGGCTTTTACTATGACTTCGACACAGATAGGCCTTTTACTACAGAAGACTTTGAAGCTATAGAGCAGGAAATGAATAAAATTATAAAAGAAGATTATAAGTTGGAAAGGTTTGTCCTTCCAAAAGATGAAGCAATAAAATTAATGGAGGAAAAAGGTGAACCTTATAAAGTGGAGCTAATTGAAGAAATACCAGAAGGGGAGGAAATTTCTTTTTACAAGCAAGGAGAATTTACTGACCTTTGCGCAGGACCTCACCTTATGTCAACAGGCATGGTAAAAACTATTAAATTGTTGTCAGTTGCTGGAGCCTACTGGAAAGGCGACGAAAAAAATAAAATGCTTCAAAGAATATATGGAATAAGCTTTCCTAAAAAAAGCATGTTAGATGAATATTTACATATGTTAGAGGAAGCTAAAAAAAGAGACCATAGAAAATTAGGGAAAGAGTTAGATTTGTTTAGTATCCAACCTGAAGGACCAGGTTTTCCATTTTTCCATCCTAAGGGAATGATTATAAGAAACATTTTAGAAGATTTTTGGAGAAAAGAACATATAAAGCACGGTTATCAGGAAATAAAAACTCCTATAATTTTGAATGAAGAGTTATGGCGTAGGTCAGGACACTGGGACCACTATAAAGAGAATATGTATTTTACTGAAATAGATGGAGAGACTTATGCAATAAAGCCTATGAATTGCCCTGGAGCAATGCTTATTTACAAGTCTACAATGCACAGTTACAGGGATTTGCCCTTAAGACTTTGTGAATTGGGTTTAGTGCATAGGCATGAACTCTCAGGAGTTTTGCATGGGCTTATGAGAGTAAGAAGTTTTACTCAGGATGATGCTCACTTGTTTATGACTCCTGAGCAGGTTGAAGATGAAATTTTAGGGGTTATAAATTTAGTGGATTATTTCTATAAAATTTTTGGCTTTGAGTATTTTGTTGAATTGTCAACACGTCCTGAAAATTCTATGGGGTCTGATGAAGACTGGGAATTAGCTACAAATGCTTTGATTTCTGCTTTAAATCGCGTGAATTTACCATATAAAGTTAATGAGGGAGATGGTGCGTTTTACGGACCCAAAATAGATTTTCATTTAAAAGACAGCATAGGTCGTACGTGGCAATGCGGGACTATCCAATTAGATTTCCAGATGCCTGAAAGGTTTGAACTGGAGTATATAGGCCCAGATGGAGAAAAACACAGACCTATAATGTTGCACAGGGTAATTTACGGAAGTATAGAAAGATTTATTGGAATTCTTACTGAACATTTTGCAGGGGCTTTTCCTACTTGGCTGGCGCCAGTACAAGTTAAAGTTTTGCCTATATCCGATAAACACTATGCTTATGCCCAAAATGTATACGGTCGTCTGTTGGAAAATGACATAAGAGCTGAATTAGACGACAGAAATGAAAAAATAGGATACAAAATACGAGAGGCACAACTTCAAAAGATTCCTTATATGCTGATTGTAGGGGATAAAGAAGTAGAACAAGGGACAGTATCTTTAAGGTCAAGAAAAGAAGGGGATCTAGGCGCCATTTCCTTAAATGAGTTTATAGAAAAAATTCTTAAAGAAATTGCCACAAAAGCTTTATAA